Genomic segment of Parageobacillus genomosp. 1:
TTCGGTCACGACCGTATCAATTCGGTTCGTTTCCTTCACTTTTAGTTCACTTGCATCTTTTATAACTGTCGTTCCTTCCGCCTGGGTGGCCAGGAGGGCAATGATCGGAATCTCATCGATTAACCGCGGAATTAATTCGCCGCTAATTTCCGTTGCTGTTAACGTCGAAGTGCGGACGGTAATATCGCCAAGCGGCTCGGTTTGTTCATTGCGAACGTTCGCAATCGTTATATCGGCGCCCATTTTTTGCAACACATCAATAATTCCGGTTCTTGTTGGATTTAATCCGACGTTTTTTAACGTAATTTCGCTGTTTGGAACAATAACGCCTGCCACTAAGAAAAAGGCGGCTGAAGAAATATCTCCAGGAACGTATATGCTGGTCCCTGCCAGCCGCTGCGGCCCTGTAACCGATACCGTAAGACCGTCTACCGCCACATCGCCACCAAACAGCCGGATCATGCGCTCCGTATGATCGCGGGAACGATGTGGCTCCGTTACTGCTGTCGTGCCATTCGTCGCTAAGCCCGCCAATAAAATTGCCGATTTTACTTGCGCGCTCGCCACAGGAGATTCATAATGAATCGGCTGAAGTTCACCGCCGCGGATTGATATCGGCGTATAGTTTCCATGTTCGCGCCCGTCAATGCGCGCCCCCATCATTTTCAGCGGCTTCGTCACTCTTCCCATCGGCCGTTTGGCGATCGATTCGTCGCCGATGAGGCAGGCGTGAAACGGACATCCAGCTAGAATGCCAAGCAATAGCCGCGCTGTTGTCCCCGAATTGCCGACATGTAAAATGTCAGACGGCTCTTGTAATCCGTCCCGTCCTTTTCCCTCGACAACAACATGGCTTCCATCCTGCCGGATCACTATCCCCATTTTCCGGAAGCAATCAATCGTGCTTAAGCAATCTTCCCCCGGTAAAAAATTTTCGATCGTCGTCGTACCGCGCGCCATCGCTCCCAACATCACCGCGCGGTGGGAAATCGATTTATCGCCGGGTACATGGATGATTCCTTGCAATGATGAAATATTGGTTCGTAACTGCACGGCTCCCCCTCCATTTTACACTTCATACGTTTCATAATTCGTATGTTTTTGTATGCATGCTTTCGCCTTCGCGCGATCTTCTTCGCTTTGAAAGCTGAGCCGCAATACCCCGTATATTTCTTCCCTTGTTTCAATAATGCGGATGTTGGTGATGCTGATGTTCTCTTTGGCTAGATAGCCAGTGACTTCGGAAATAACTCCGGGGTAATCGGGCACATCGACATATAAATCGTAAAACGATGGAATCGCTCCTTTCGTCCGCACCGGCAGGCCGTCGCGAAATTGTTTTGCCTCTAGGAAATAATGATAAATCGCTGCGCTGTTTTCCTCTTCCACGATGGAACGGAGCTTTTTCATCTCGGCGATCCAGCGGTCAAACAACGTTAAAAGCTCGTCCTTATTATGTAAAAAAATATCGCGCCACATTTCCGGGTTGCTCGAGGCGATGCGCGTAATATCGCGAAAGCCTCCCGCGGCAAGGCGACTGACAAGCGGATTTTCTTTTTCATACTGTTGGGCTTGGTGAACAAGGCTTGCGGCGATAATATGCGGAAAGTGGCTGATCACCCCGGTAATACGGTCGTGTTCCTCCGGGGACAGCACGACAAACTGCGCTTTCGTCCCTTTCAGCCATTCTTTGAGGCGCTCGATTTTTTCCGCTGCTACCCCGTTTGTCGGCGTCAATACGTAAAAAGCGTTCTCAAACAAATGCGCCCGCGCTGCAGCAACGCCGCTTTTATGCGAACCCGCCATCGGGTGGCCGCCGATAAACGTGATTCCTTGCTTTCCTAACCGCTGCGCATGGTGGACAATCCGCTGCTTGGTGCTTCCTACATCAGTAACAATCACGTTTTCTTTTAGCAGATGGACGGGCATTTGCGCCAAAATTTTTTCCGTCTGCATGACAGGCGTCGCCAAAATAATCAAGTCCGCTTTCTCCATCCCCTGTTCGAGCGATGAAGCGGCTTCATCAATCACTTTTAAGGAGCGGGCAAGCTTCAGCTCCTGTTTGTTGACGTCATATCCGATAATGACGGCGGCCGGATGTGCTTTTTTCACCGCCAGCGCGATCGACCCGCCAATTAAGCCGAGGCCAACGACAAAGATGTTTCCTTCCAATTGCTTCACCTTCTTCATCTGAACCTCCACACGACTAACGTCGGTGGGTTCTGACGTACTAAAGAGTTTTTCCTGCACCTGCGTGCACGCACTTACTCTTTTTCCGTCAAACTTTCATGGATAAACATGTTTAGCGCCCTGCCGGCTCGATTCAAAACCGTTTTCCACTTCATCCCAAGACTTAAGTCACGGGATGAAGTGGAAAAATGCGCCCGCTGCCTTGGAAAGCAACGGGACGGTTCATCCGCTATACAAGTTGTTTTTCCCGGATCATTTGCGTCAACGCGCTGATCACCCGTTCGTTCTGCTCTTTTGAACCAATGGTAATGCGCACGGACGTCGGGAAGCCGAGCGCATTGCCGGAACGGACGATAATGCCGCGCTCGAGCAAATATTGAAACACTTCATTTCCTTCGATCGTAAAATCAATCAAAATGAAATTCGTTTGCGAAGGATAGTAGCGCAAGCCGTTTTCGTCGCAAAAACGGTAAAACATCTCGAGCCCTTCTCTGTTTTTGTCCGAACAGGCACGGATAAACGCTTGGTCATCTAGTGCTACGACCGCTGCGGCCTGTGCGATGCTGGATGTATTAAATGGCTCGCGCGCCGGCTCCATCCCTTGAATAAGCGTTTCGCTGGCAATGCCATATCCGACCCGGAGCGCCGCCAGTCCATATGCTTTCGAAAACGTCCGCAAAATCATGAGATTATCATATTGCGTAAGAAGTGGAACGGTTTGCGGATAATCGTCCGCCATCACGTATTCATAATATGCCTCGTCAAGCACCACCAGGACATGTTTAGGAACGCGCTCCAAAAATGATTGCAGCTCCTGTTCCGTGACATACGTTCCAGTCGGGTTATTCGGGTTGCAGATCCAAACGACACGCGTCTTTTCATCAACGGCCGCAAGCATCGCCTCTAAATCATGGCGTCCATTAACAAGCGGAATTTCGCGAATTTCCGCTCCTTCGATGACCGCATTATGACGATATTGCGGAAATGTCGGCGCAGCCATGACCGTGTTCGTGCCAGCCGATAAATACGCGCGGGAAATAATTTGTATGATTTCATCCGACCCGTTGCCAAAAATAAGCTGCGTTTCTTTTACGCCTAAATGCGCCGCCACTTTTTCCCGCAGCAGACGTGCATATCCGTCTGGATAAACGGCAAGATGGTCTAATTCGCGGATGATCGCCTCTTTCACAGCTGGGGAACATCCGTATGGATTTTCATTCGATGCTAGTTTAATAATATCAGAAAGTCCGTACTGCCGCTTCACTTCTTCAATCGATTTTCCCGGCTGATAAGGGAGCAAACCCCTTAACTGTGCTTTGATTTCCATAACGACACTCCTTATTTCGAGCTTTCATTGTGATAAACATGCGCGCTTCAGCGGCGCTGCAAGCGAACGGGCGTAACGTTGAAACTCGGCAAGCGCCTCTTCTTTGTTTGCTGGAGTTTGCAGCTGTTCATTCAGCTGCTCTATTTTTTGCACGAGCGCACTGCCAATGACTACACCGTCGCAATAGTCTTTTAGCATCTTCACTTGTTCGCTAGTGGAGATGCCAAATCCGACAGCGACAGGGACGCGGCTATGCCGCTTTACTTCCGCTAAAAAGTCGTTTAATGTTTCCGGTAGCGTGTCGCGCACCCCAGTTACCCCGAGCGATGAGACACAGTATAAAAACCCTTGTGCATGGGAAGCGATGGTTTCCATCCTCTTTTTCGATGTCGGCGCCACTAGCGAAATAAGCGGGATGCCTGTTTTTTCGCCAAGCTGGCGAAGCGGGCCACTTTCTTCAAACGGAAGATCCGGAATTAACACCCCATCGACTCCGTTTTTTTGCGCTAAAGCAAAAAAGTATTCTTCTCCTAATTGTAACACAGGATTGTAATACGTAAAGATAATAACTGGAATTTTCACACCTTTTTTTCGCATTTTCGGAACTAATTCGACCGCTTTTTGCAGCGTCATCTGTCCGAAGAGCGCCCGGGCGGCCGCCCGCTGAATAATCGGGCCATCCGCAAGCGGGTCGGAATACGGCACACCAAGCTCTAACATATCAGCGCCTGCTTCTTGAAGCGTAAGCGCCAGTTCCACCGTAATATCTGGGCTTGGATCTCCGGCGACAATAAACGGAATAAACATCGGTTTAGTTACGGTACATAGCGGCAACGTCGTCATCCTCCTTTACGTTGACATAGCGCATCATCGTTTGCACGTCCTTATCCCCACGGCCCGATAGACAAACGAGCACCGTTTGGCTGCTGTCCATCGTTTTCGCCAGTTCCACTGCTTTGGCCAATGCGTGTGCCGACTCGATCGCCGGAATAATTCCCTCTTCCCGTGATAACAATTGAAACGCGGCGATCGCTTCCTCATCGGTCACGCTTTCGTAGCAGACGCGGCCGATGCTCGCCAAATACGCATGTTCCGGACCCACGCCTGGATAGTCGAGGCCGGCTGAAATGGAATACGGTTCGATAATTTGCCCGTATTCATCTTGCAGCAAGTATGTTAAAGAGCCGTGGATAACGCCTTTCGTGCCTTTGGTGATCGTCGCGGCGTGATACGGGGTATCGACTCCTTTCCCGGCCGCTTCTACGCCGACAAGCTGCACATCATCCTCCAAAAACGGATAAAACATGCCGATCGCGTTGCTTCCGCCGCCCACGCACGCGACAATGACGTCCGGCAGCTTTCCTTCGCGCTCAAGAAACTGCTGCTTCGCTTCATCTCCGATGATGCGCTGAAATTCGCGCACCATTTTTGGATACGGATGCGGCCCGACGACAGAGCCGATCATATAAAAATGGTCGTCGCAATGCTGCACCCAATAGCGAATCGCTTCGTTCGTCGCGTCTTTTAGGGTCCGGTTGCCGCTGTATACCGGAACCACCACGGCACCTAGCAATTTCATGCGAAAAACGTTTAATTCCTGCCGTTTAATATCTTCTTCCCCCATGAAAACGATGCATTCCATGCCGAAATGCGCCGCTACGGTGGCTGCGGCGACCCCGTGCTGCCCCGCCCCCGTTTCAGCAATAATTTTTTTCTTGCCCATCCGCTTCGCCAAAAGCGCCTGGCCGATGGCGTTATTGATTTTATGAGCGCCGGTATGGTTTAAATCTTCGCGCTTTAAATAAATTTTAGCGCCGTTTAGCAGTTTCGTTAAATTCGGCGCAAACGTAAGCGGGGTCGGACGCCCGGAATATTGCTGCAAAATGCGGATATACTCCGCTTTAAACGTCTCATCGGCCAGTGCCTTCGTTAGTTCTTCTTCTATTTCCTCAAGCGGAAGCATTAACGTTTCCGGCACAAATTTTCCCCCGAAATCTCCAAATCTGCCATTCTCGTTTGGAACGTTATACATAGTTCGCCACCTTCTTTTCGATTTCTTTCATTTTTTCCACGCTTTTTTCCTCGTTTTCTTCAATCCCGCTGCTAATGTCAATACCGTACGGCCGATAGGCTAAAAGCCGCTCGACATTTTCCGGCGTAATCCCCCCGGCAATAAAGCAAGGGACGGCTTGCCGGGCCGCTTCTTCTAAATAAAGCGGAACATTGCTCCAGTCAAATGCTACTCCTGTTCCGCCCCATGCCCCGCTTACCCGGCTATCAACGACATAGCCGTCAGCTACGCCGGCGTATTGTTGCATCTTTCTAACGGCATCTTCATCATGATGAATCGCCTTCCAGACAGCCAGTCCTGTCGCTTCTTTGATCGCTGCGACATGCGCCGCCGTTTCATGGCCGTGGCATTGAATGACCGCAAGCGGCAGCTGCGATGCTATGTTGGCAACCAGCTCCGTCGGCGCATTGACAAACACGCCGACAAGCTGCTTCTTGCCAAGCTCGATCGTTTGCAGCCATTGCTTTACTTCTTCCACTTCTACTTTCCGCTTGCTTTCGGCAAAAATCAGCCCGATGTAATCCGCTTTGCTTTGCAGTGATTTTCGCAAATCCGACGCGGAACGGTTGCCGCAATATTTAAGACGGACGGGCAAGCGAATCGACCTCCCCGAACAATTCATATACCGCCGCCTCCACATCGTCTTTGCACATCAGCGCTTCGCCGACAAGCATGGCGTTCGCCCCGTACGTTTGCACTTTCTTGACATCAGCGAAAGTGGCGATGCCGCTTTCGCTGACGATGATGCTCGAAGGCGGGATCAATGGAGCCACTTTTTCGGTTGTTTCCAAAGTCGTCACAAACGTGTGCAAATCACGATTATTAATCCCGATCATCTCTGGGATGAACAAATCCAAAATTTGCTCCAGCGTTTCGCGCGCATGCACCTCGACTAAACATTCCAGCCCTTTGTCATACGCCTCTTGATACAATTCGTACAACGCTTTTGGCGGCAGCGCTTCGCCGATCAATAAAATCGCATCGGCGCCGATGCGCACGCTCTCCTCAATCTGCAAGCGGTCGATAATAAAATCTTTGCGCAAAACCGGAATGCCTACCGCCTCCTTCACCTCGCGCAAATAGCAGCGATGTCCCTGGAAATAACGTTCATCCGTCAATACGCTAATCGCATCGGCACCCGCTTTTTCATACGCTTTAGCAATATCGACGGGCTGGAAATCCGAGCGGATGACCCCTTTGGACGGAGAAGCCTTTTTCACTTCAGCAATTAAGCCAAGCGAGCGGTTCGGCTGCTCGAGCGCTGCCCGCAGCGAACGCTGCTTTCTCGCTGGCAGCGGCTCCGGCAAGGTGAGTGTTTTCATTTCTTCGCGTTTCGTGGCAATAATTTGCTCAAGCATATTTTTCCACCTCTTTCAGACGCAAGCGCTCAAATTGTTCATATGCTTTCTTTGTCAGCAGCGCTTCTTTCGCCATCTCCACGCCTTCGTGAATCGTGTCCGCTTTCCCCGCCGCATATAAGGCGACGCCGGCATTTAGAAGGACGATATTAGTCGCGCTTTCATTGGCTTTTCCTTCCATGACCGCCTTTAATAGCTCGGCGCTCTGCTTAACGGTGTGTACTTGAATATGTTCCAATTTTCCGCGCGCAAGCCCGTATTGTTCCGGCGTGATGACAAAACGGCGGATTTCCCCATGTTTCAGTTCGACCACATCCGTTTCCGCGGCAATGCTGCATTCATCGAGTCCATCTTTTCCCGTTACGAATAAAACATGTTCAGAGCCAAGGCGGCGCAGCGTTTCTGCGAGTTTTTCCGCGTACTGCGTCGAATAAACCCCGATGACTTGCCGCTTGCAGTGTGCTGGATTGGCGAGCGGCCCAATGAGATTAAATACGGTGCGAAAGCCGATCTCTTTCCGCGGCAGGGCGGCATGTTTCATCGCCGAATGATACAGCGGCGCAAATAAAAACGCTAATCCTTTCGTTTTTAATGCTTGTTTCGCATCCTCTGGAGTTGCTTGAATATCAATGCGAAGCGCTTCTAGCACGTCCGCGCTTCCGCTTTTGGAGGAAACGGCGCGATTGCCGTGCTTCGCCACTTTAACGCCAAGCGAGGAAATGACGATCGCTGCTGTTGTGGAAATATTGAACGTCGACGCCCCGTCTCCTCCCGTTCCGCACGTATCGATCACTTCTTCTTCATAATCGATGGTCATCATGCGGCTGCGCATCGCTCTCACGAATCCCGTCAATTCATCGACCGTTTCCCCGCGCAAACGCAAAATCGATAAAAAGCTGGCAATTTGGCTTGCCGTCGCTTCGCCGGACATAATTGCCATCATCGCTTCATACGCTTCTTCCTCCGTCAGCACATATCCGTCAATACATTTGTGAAGAAGTTGTTTCAACATATAGACTCTCCCCTCGCATAAATAATTGTTCCGCACGCTCAATCGCCTTCATTAAGGCGCTCGCCTTATTACACGTTTCTTTCCATTCGAGTTCGGAAACCGAATCAGCGACAAT
This window contains:
- the trpC gene encoding indole-3-glycerol phosphate synthase TrpC, whose product is MLEQIIATKREEMKTLTLPEPLPARKQRSLRAALEQPNRSLGLIAEVKKASPSKGVIRSDFQPVDIAKAYEKAGADAISVLTDERYFQGHRCYLREVKEAVGIPVLRKDFIIDRLQIEESVRIGADAILLIGEALPPKALYELYQEAYDKGLECLVEVHARETLEQILDLFIPEMIGINNRDLHTFVTTLETTEKVAPLIPPSSIIVSESGIATFADVKKVQTYGANAMLVGEALMCKDDVEAAVYELFGEVDSLARPS
- the aroA gene encoding 3-phosphoshikimate 1-carboxyvinyltransferase; this translates as MQLRTNISSLQGIIHVPGDKSISHRAVMLGAMARGTTTIENFLPGEDCLSTIDCFRKMGIVIRQDGSHVVVEGKGRDGLQEPSDILHVGNSGTTARLLLGILAGCPFHACLIGDESIAKRPMGRVTKPLKMMGARIDGREHGNYTPISIRGGELQPIHYESPVASAQVKSAILLAGLATNGTTAVTEPHRSRDHTERMIRLFGGDVAVDGLTVSVTGPQRLAGTSIYVPGDISSAAFFLVAGVIVPNSEITLKNVGLNPTRTGIIDVLQKMGADITIANVRNEQTEPLGDITVRTSTLTATEISGELIPRLIDEIPIIALLATQAEGTTVIKDASELKVKETNRIDTVVTELRKLGAEIEATEDGMIIHGKSALKAEEAVVDSHGDHRIGMMLAIAACITKGTVHLKHPEAVAVSYPAFFDHLHSLM
- the trpA gene encoding tryptophan synthase subunit alpha, producing MTTLPLCTVTKPMFIPFIVAGDPSPDITVELALTLQEAGADMLELGVPYSDPLADGPIIQRAAARALFGQMTLQKAVELVPKMRKKGVKIPVIIFTYYNPVLQLGEEYFFALAQKNGVDGVLIPDLPFEESGPLRQLGEKTGIPLISLVAPTSKKRMETIASHAQGFLYCVSSLGVTGVRDTLPETLNDFLAEVKRHSRVPVAVGFGISTSEQVKMLKDYCDGVVIGSALVQKIEQLNEQLQTPANKEEALAEFQRYARSLAAPLKRACLSQ
- a CDS encoding phosphoribosylanthranilate isomerase — encoded protein: MPVRLKYCGNRSASDLRKSLQSKADYIGLIFAESKRKVEVEEVKQWLQTIELGKKQLVGVFVNAPTELVANIASQLPLAVIQCHGHETAAHVAAIKEATGLAVWKAIHHDEDAVRKMQQYAGVADGYVVDSRVSGAWGGTGVAFDWSNVPLYLEEAARQAVPCFIAGGITPENVERLLAYRPYGIDISSGIEENEEKSVEKMKEIEKKVANYV
- the trpD gene encoding anthranilate phosphoribosyltransferase, with product MLKQLLHKCIDGYVLTEEEAYEAMMAIMSGEATASQIASFLSILRLRGETVDELTGFVRAMRSRMMTIDYEEEVIDTCGTGGDGASTFNISTTAAIVISSLGVKVAKHGNRAVSSKSGSADVLEALRIDIQATPEDAKQALKTKGLAFLFAPLYHSAMKHAALPRKEIGFRTVFNLIGPLANPAHCKRQVIGVYSTQYAEKLAETLRRLGSEHVLFVTGKDGLDECSIAAETDVVELKHGEIRRFVITPEQYGLARGKLEHIQVHTVKQSAELLKAVMEGKANESATNIVLLNAGVALYAAGKADTIHEGVEMAKEALLTKKAYEQFERLRLKEVEKYA
- a CDS encoding prephenate dehydrogenase, coding for MEGNIFVVGLGLIGGSIALAVKKAHPAAVIIGYDVNKQELKLARSLKVIDEAASSLEQGMEKADLIILATPVMQTEKILAQMPVHLLKENVIVTDVGSTKQRIVHHAQRLGKQGITFIGGHPMAGSHKSGVAAARAHLFENAFYVLTPTNGVAAEKIERLKEWLKGTKAQFVVLSPEEHDRITGVISHFPHIIAASLVHQAQQYEKENPLVSRLAAGGFRDITRIASSNPEMWRDIFLHNKDELLTLFDRWIAEMKKLRSIVEEENSAAIYHYFLEAKQFRDGLPVRTKGAIPSFYDLYVDVPDYPGVISEVTGYLAKENISITNIRIIETREEIYGVLRLSFQSEEDRAKAKACIQKHTNYETYEV
- the hisC gene encoding histidinol-phosphate transaminase, which codes for MEIKAQLRGLLPYQPGKSIEEVKRQYGLSDIIKLASNENPYGCSPAVKEAIIRELDHLAVYPDGYARLLREKVAAHLGVKETQLIFGNGSDEIIQIISRAYLSAGTNTVMAAPTFPQYRHNAVIEGAEIREIPLVNGRHDLEAMLAAVDEKTRVVWICNPNNPTGTYVTEQELQSFLERVPKHVLVVLDEAYYEYVMADDYPQTVPLLTQYDNLMILRTFSKAYGLAALRVGYGIASETLIQGMEPAREPFNTSSIAQAAAVVALDDQAFIRACSDKNREGLEMFYRFCDENGLRYYPSQTNFILIDFTIEGNEVFQYLLERGIIVRSGNALGFPTSVRITIGSKEQNERVISALTQMIREKQLV
- the trpB gene encoding tryptophan synthase subunit beta; amino-acid sequence: MYNVPNENGRFGDFGGKFVPETLMLPLEEIEEELTKALADETFKAEYIRILQQYSGRPTPLTFAPNLTKLLNGAKIYLKREDLNHTGAHKINNAIGQALLAKRMGKKKIIAETGAGQHGVAAATVAAHFGMECIVFMGEEDIKRQELNVFRMKLLGAVVVPVYSGNRTLKDATNEAIRYWVQHCDDHFYMIGSVVGPHPYPKMVREFQRIIGDEAKQQFLEREGKLPDVIVACVGGGSNAIGMFYPFLEDDVQLVGVEAAGKGVDTPYHAATITKGTKGVIHGSLTYLLQDEYGQIIEPYSISAGLDYPGVGPEHAYLASIGRVCYESVTDEEAIAAFQLLSREEGIIPAIESAHALAKAVELAKTMDSSQTVLVCLSGRGDKDVQTMMRYVNVKEDDDVAAMYRN